A single window of Marinobacter sp. LA51 DNA harbors:
- a CDS encoding YbhB/YbcL family Raf kinase inhibitor-like protein, whose translation MKLEVRGIEEGQPVPEKFAFGVYSDTDHMSFGPNRNPETLWEGAPEETKSFVVMMFDPDVPSVADDVNQEGKTVAKDLPRVDFFHWLLVDVPAGISRIPEGEDSDGVIPKGKEFGPGPIGIRGVNSYTQFLAGNPDMAGTYAGYDGPCPPWNDEIMHHYHFEVHALDVESLGLTGEFDGNAVREAMAGHVLASARVTGTYTLNPALR comes from the coding sequence GTGAAATTAGAAGTTCGAGGCATCGAAGAAGGTCAGCCAGTTCCGGAGAAATTCGCGTTTGGTGTCTACAGCGACACCGATCATATGAGTTTTGGCCCCAATCGCAACCCGGAAACCCTCTGGGAGGGCGCGCCGGAAGAAACCAAGAGCTTTGTGGTCATGATGTTTGATCCGGACGTTCCCAGCGTGGCGGATGATGTGAACCAGGAAGGCAAGACCGTGGCCAAAGACCTGCCCCGGGTAGATTTCTTCCACTGGCTACTGGTCGATGTGCCCGCCGGAATCAGCCGTATCCCTGAGGGTGAGGACAGCGATGGCGTGATTCCGAAAGGAAAGGAATTCGGCCCTGGCCCCATCGGTATTCGTGGTGTGAACAGCTACACCCAGTTCCTGGCCGGTAATCCGGACATGGCGGGCACCTACGCCGGTTATGACGGCCCGTGCCCGCCCTGGAATGACGAGATCATGCATCACTACCACTTCGAGGTACATGCGCTGGATGTCGAAAGTCTGGGCCTCACCGGCGAATTCGATGGTAATGCCGTGCGCGAAGCCATGGCTGGACACGTTCTGGCCAGTGCCCGGGTAACGGGTACCTATACGCTCAACCC